Proteins encoded together in one Aquipuribacter nitratireducens window:
- a CDS encoding arginine repressor yields the protein MSTSARGVVRSKAARQAAVVDVITRTAVRSQGQLGEALAAAGYSVTQATLSRDLVEVGAVKVRHGDGGLVYAVPGEGGDASPVADVDDEVLTARLARRCAELLVSAEASGNLVVLRTPPGAAQFLASAVDHAVVPGVLGTIAGDDTVLVITREPGGGEAAARRFLDLTGTDPTATTRSEQ from the coding sequence GTGAGCACGTCGGCCCGCGGCGTCGTGCGGAGCAAGGCGGCGCGCCAGGCGGCGGTCGTCGACGTCATCACCCGCACCGCGGTCCGCAGCCAGGGCCAGCTCGGGGAGGCGCTCGCCGCCGCGGGGTACAGCGTCACGCAGGCGACGCTGTCGCGGGACCTCGTCGAGGTCGGCGCCGTCAAGGTCCGCCACGGCGACGGCGGCCTCGTCTACGCCGTGCCGGGCGAGGGCGGCGACGCCTCCCCGGTCGCCGACGTCGACGACGAGGTCCTCACCGCGCGCCTGGCCCGCCGCTGCGCCGAGCTCCTCGTGAGCGCGGAGGCCAGCGGCAACCTCGTCGTGCTCCGCACCCCACCCGGTGCGGCACAGTTCCTCGCGAGCGCCGTCGACCATGCCGTCGTCCCCGGCGTGCTCGGCACCATCGCCGGCGACGACACCGTCCTCGTCATCACCCGGGAGCCCGGCGGCGGCGAGGCCGCGGCCCGCCGTTTCCTCGACCTCACCGGCACCGACCCGACCGCCACGACCAGGAGCGAGCAGTGA